The following DNA comes from bacterium.
GATAACGGGGTAGATTTGAATCTTGACAGACAAACAGAGTTGGAATTTTCCAGTCTCTCAAGAGATGAAAACGGGGAAGAAATATCTGCAGTTTATGTCTTAGCCGGGAAAGTAAGGGCTAACGTGCCAAGATATTACAACGCCGAGAAAAGGTTTTACATACAGACGCAGGAAGGCGGGGTTGCTCTTGAAGAGCAGGCCAGCGCGCAGGTAGAAGCAGGGGAAAAAGTAACCAGAATAATAGTATACGAAGGCAGAGGAAAAGCATTAAGCAATACGGGAGAAATATCTTTATTGGCAGGGGAAACTACGATTATAGAAAAGGATAAAAAACCGGCACATCCTGAAAAGTATGGAGCGGCGAGAGAAAAAGATTTTAACAACTGGTGTGCGGTTGCCGTAGAGGGTAACATACAAAGCAGAAAATACGTTCCGGATGACGTAATAATAGGAGTTGAAGAACTTGACAGGCACGGCAGATGGGTACACATTGATGATTATGGCTGGGTATGGCGTCCGAGTGTGAGTTCAAATTGGAGACCTTATTATGACGGGCACTGGGTATTTTCGGCAAGATGGGGTTGGACATGGGTTTCTTATGAATCGTGGGGATGGGCACCTTATCATTACGGCAGGTGGGTATATGATTGGCCATACGGCTGGGTGTGGATACCCGGAAGAACTTGGGGACCATCATGGGTTTGCTGGTATGAAGAACCGGGTTATATAGGTTGGTGTCCGATGGGTCCCGGGGATCGTCCATGGTTTCATCATTCAAGGCATCATCACATTAGACAATGGGTGTGTGTAGAAAGAAATCATTTCAAAAACTACAGATACAAAGACTCCTGGGATACGCCGAACAAACCGACTCGCCAATCATACAAATACAAAGAAGTCACTTCCAAGGGCGATACAAAATGGACAAAAACGATAACGAATATTAAGCCGGACTATGTGAAAACTACAGAGCCGACAAAGAAAGACCTTGTTCCTACAATCAAAGGTTTTCCTATTAGCAAACAACCTGTGGTCGGGAAAACACCCTTAAGACAAAAAGACGTTAGAGAAGAACTTAACAAAAATACAATACAACCGAAACCTGTTTTTATATCAAGGCCCAAAACTCTTGAAGAAAAGGAACGCCCTAATACAGCGGTGAAAAACAAAGTGGTTCAGCAGCCTGTAGACGAAAGGGCTATGGAGAAGAAAACTCCCGTGATTATAAATGAAAGTCCCAAAAGCGATGAAAAGAAGGTTTACCAGGAAAATAAACCTGTCACGAAACAAAAATCTGAACAGAAAACAGAGAAAGCAAAAGAGAGCAGTTCAGTAACAACCGCTACAAAAACCGAGAAATCTTATTCTGAATATGGAACATCCCGCCCCGGCGGTGAGAACAAGTCTGTTGAAAGAAGACCGAGTAATTCGGGTATGTCTTCCGGGAATAAAGGTAATACAAAACGTCCGACAAAATGATAAAAATGGAGAATTTTATGAAAACAAATAACAGAATCGTGGCAATTCTCTCTCTCGGGATTATGTTGAGTAGTGTATCTTTTGCAAAAGAATCGTTACCTTTGACAGGCACAAGACAGGCGCGGTTGAAAAATGAGACCAGAATATTCAATCAATCCGGTAATCAAAGGAAGAGTCCTGTGTTTGCACAAAAGGATACGTTTATTGACAACAATAAGGATGGGATTAATGATTTGCTGGACAAGGAAAAAGATTCGTCTCCTTTGTTTCAATTTCTGAACAATAAAGTAAACAACTCCTTAACCAAAGAAAAACTAAACATTGCAAAAGAACTGGTCGAAACAGCATCCACTACAAAATCTAATGGGAAAAGTATGACGGGAGAACAAATTTCAGCAGGAACGCGTTCCGGTGTGGAGAAAATAAAGTATCCGAAGAGACCTGAAAAACCTACGGTAAGTTCTGCTAAATCGGTGGTTGTAAAGAAACCTATCCCAGTTAAAGTAAAGACCAAATAGGGTATTATTGAAATAAGAAAACTCTGCGATTACTTTAACAGTAGTCGCAGAGTTTTCTTTATATAAAACAAAGTTTTCTCGCAAGGCTAATCCGCCTTAGGCGGACTTGCCCTACATTCTATTCCTATTTATACAGCAAAAGAATATTATATCAGTAAGAGAGTCCGAAATAGATTCCCCGTCCGGGGACACTATAGCCCCAACTTTCCATATATTGTTCGTTTATCAGGTTTTCTATTCGTACCTGAAGTTTTAATCCTTTTTTGCTTACATCAGACGGGAACGAATAACTTACGTCTATTTTTCTGCAGGATTTAATATCTACGAGTCCGAAAGCATCT
Coding sequences within:
- a CDS encoding DUF6600 domain-containing protein; this encodes MKNYILMGILLISSVVAGEPNPRFARISKMSGPAYILRSGLTEYEDAAINMAVSEGDRIRTEDSYMKVQFDNGVDLNLDRQTELEFSSLSRDENGEEISAVYVLAGKVRANVPRYYNAEKRFYIQTQEGGVALEEQASAQVEAGEKVTRIIVYEGRGKALSNTGEISLLAGETTIIEKDKKPAHPEKYGAAREKDFNNWCAVAVEGNIQSRKYVPDDVIIGVEELDRHGRWVHIDDYGWVWRPSVSSNWRPYYDGHWVFSARWGWTWVSYESWGWAPYHYGRWVYDWPYGWVWIPGRTWGPSWVCWYEEPGYIGWCPMGPGDRPWFHHSRHHHIRQWVCVERNHFKNYRYKDSWDTPNKPTRQSYKYKEVTSKGDTKWTKTITNIKPDYVKTTEPTKKDLVPTIKGFPISKQPVVGKTPLRQKDVREELNKNTIQPKPVFISRPKTLEEKERPNTAVKNKVVQQPVDERAMEKKTPVIINESPKSDEKKVYQENKPVTKQKSEQKTEKAKESSSVTTATKTEKSYSEYGTSRPGGENKSVERRPSNSGMSSGNKGNTKRPTK